The Armatimonadota bacterium genome includes a region encoding these proteins:
- a CDS encoding UDP-N-acetylmuramoyl-L-alanyl-D-glutamate--2,6-diaminopimelate ligase, whose protein sequence is MLLSQLIEPLPEKRVTGSANPEIKAVAYDSRRVDPGSLFACIRGEKFDGHDFIGEAINRRASAVLIDRIDCLHASCNSVPFVIVPNVRQALPILANQFFGYPSRRLKLIGITGTNGKTTTTYLVESMLRQAGIATGVIGTLGARIRGKTIPTERTTPEAVDLQALLAHMADEGVAAVAMEVSSHALAMHRTDGCEFDVGVFTNLTQDHLDFHQTFEHYLETKIKLFRDYPQASNKAFTGVVNIDDPNGKRFVDATCGKVITYGMREKADVCASNVHATAKGISFCAALPIGEFEVALKLGGLFNVYNSLAAISVGFALDLSIEQIKAGIQSIPPVAGRFEAVDCGQPFSVIVDYAHTPDGLENVLRSARELTAGRLIVVFGCGGDRDRAKRPIMGRIGSEMADICIITSDNPRSEPPDQIAQEILAGIFPENMGRVKIDLDRRQAIKQALEVASPGDIVVIAGKGHETYQIFKDKTIPFDDRQVVREILDKTK, encoded by the coding sequence ATGTTGTTAAGTCAATTAATCGAGCCGCTTCCAGAAAAGCGCGTCACAGGATCGGCGAATCCCGAGATTAAGGCTGTCGCTTACGATTCTCGCCGGGTAGATCCTGGATCGCTCTTCGCATGCATTCGGGGCGAGAAATTCGACGGCCACGATTTCATTGGCGAGGCAATAAACCGCCGAGCATCGGCGGTCCTAATTGACCGTATTGATTGCCTTCATGCGAGCTGCAATTCCGTGCCGTTCGTCATAGTGCCTAACGTTCGCCAAGCACTGCCTATCCTGGCAAATCAATTCTTTGGCTACCCCTCGCGACGCCTAAAGCTTATTGGCATAACCGGCACAAACGGCAAGACAACCACGACCTACCTTGTAGAAAGCATGCTACGGCAAGCAGGGATTGCGACAGGCGTCATCGGTACGCTGGGCGCTCGTATTAGAGGGAAAACCATACCCACTGAGCGAACTACACCAGAGGCGGTGGACCTTCAGGCACTTCTAGCACATATGGCAGATGAAGGTGTCGCGGCAGTAGCGATGGAGGTATCCTCGCATGCCTTGGCTATGCATAGAACAGACGGATGTGAGTTTGACGTTGGGGTATTCACAAACCTTACTCAAGACCATCTGGACTTCCACCAAACCTTCGAGCACTACCTCGAGACAAAAATAAAGCTTTTTAGGGATTACCCGCAGGCTTCTAATAAAGCGTTCACTGGGGTTGTAAACATTGACGACCCAAATGGCAAACGGTTTGTTGATGCTACGTGTGGAAAAGTTATAACTTATGGGATGCGGGAGAAAGCCGACGTATGTGCATCGAACGTCCATGCCACAGCTAAAGGGATTTCATTCTGTGCAGCTTTGCCGATTGGAGAATTTGAGGTAGCGTTAAAGCTAGGCGGACTCTTCAACGTATACAACTCCCTAGCCGCAATAAGCGTAGGATTTGCCCTTGACCTTAGCATTGAGCAGATTAAAGCAGGCATCCAATCCATCCCACCAGTAGCCGGCAGATTCGAAGCGGTGGACTGCGGCCAGCCATTCTCGGTGATTGTTGATTATGCGCACACTCCAGATGGCCTAGAAAACGTCCTGAGGTCGGCAAGAGAGCTCACGGCTGGTCGGCTTATTGTCGTATTCGGCTGTGGGGGTGACCGCGACCGAGCAAAGCGCCCAATTATGGGAAGGATAGGCTCGGAAATGGCTGACATCTGTATTATAACCTCCGACAATCCACGGAGCGAGCCGCCCGACCAAATAGCCCAGGAAATACTTGCGGGTATCTTTCCAGAGAACATGGGCCGAGTAAAGATAGACCTCGACCGGCGGCAGGCAATTAAGCAAGCACTTGAGGTTGCTTCGCCTGGCGATATAGTCGTCATTGCCGGCAAGGGCCATGAAACTTATCAGATATTTAAAGACAAAACAATCCCGTTTGACGACCGTCAAGTGGTTCGTGAAATTCTTGATAAGACTAAATGA
- a CDS encoding UDP-N-acetylmuramoyl-tripeptide--D-alanyl-D-alanine ligase, with translation MEGITIQEVIAATGGDLLGGDASAKATGVSIDTRTLKPGDLFFALRGERTDGHAYVDEAIKKGASGIVIAENSCLPKADVPVVGVSDTLWALGDLASYYRSKFDVRVVAITGSVGKTTTKEMTASVLSRKWNVLKNAANFNNEIGVPLTLFQLDRTHEMVVLEMAMRGLGEIRRLSQIAKPHIGVITNIGISHIERLGSQGAIAEAKSELLSELPPDGIAILNAEDGYFEFLKHRFAGRIISFGSCKSADVIGARIKQAACGRYEFVLVVEGAAIKISIPVLGRYNVYNALAAAATGYALGVDLRLIREGLENFTPPAMRMELVRSRAGYVVLNDAYNASPASTLAALRTLQSLGGYKRRIAVLGDMLELGDYAPKAHKDVGAAAVETGVDMLIAVGELARGIAEGAQMRGLSDSAVQWFPDSLHAAEYLKKQVTNGDAILVKGSRAMKMEEIVRILLSE, from the coding sequence TTGGAAGGCATCACCATACAAGAAGTCATAGCTGCCACAGGGGGAGACTTGCTCGGAGGCGATGCTTCAGCAAAGGCCACGGGCGTCAGCATAGATACCCGAACGCTGAAGCCTGGCGACCTCTTCTTCGCGCTGAGGGGTGAGCGAACAGATGGGCATGCATATGTTGATGAGGCAATCAAAAAAGGCGCCAGTGGAATAGTCATTGCAGAAAACAGCTGTCTCCCCAAAGCAGACGTGCCAGTTGTGGGCGTTTCTGACACATTATGGGCGCTGGGCGATCTAGCAAGCTATTACCGAAGCAAGTTTGACGTGCGAGTCGTGGCAATTACAGGAAGCGTAGGAAAGACGACAACCAAGGAAATGACCGCTTCGGTCCTCAGTCGCAAGTGGAATGTTCTAAAAAACGCAGCTAACTTTAACAACGAAATTGGCGTACCATTGACGCTTTTCCAACTTGACCGCACCCATGAAATGGTAGTACTAGAGATGGCGATGCGAGGACTTGGTGAAATTCGGCGGCTTTCTCAGATTGCCAAACCCCACATTGGTGTGATAACCAACATAGGCATCTCCCATATCGAAAGGCTTGGCTCCCAAGGCGCGATTGCCGAAGCAAAATCTGAGCTTTTGAGCGAACTACCACCAGACGGGATTGCAATTCTAAATGCTGAAGATGGATACTTCGAGTTTCTAAAGCATCGATTTGCAGGCAGGATAATAAGCTTCGGGTCGTGCAAATCAGCCGATGTCATTGGAGCACGAATCAAGCAAGCGGCATGCGGCCGATACGAATTCGTACTCGTGGTAGAAGGCGCTGCGATAAAGATTTCTATTCCTGTGCTTGGCAGATATAATGTTTATAATGCGCTTGCAGCAGCAGCAACAGGCTACGCACTTGGCGTAGACTTACGCTTAATTCGGGAAGGCCTTGAAAATTTCACTCCTCCTGCAATGCGAATGGAATTGGTCAGGTCAAGAGCCGGCTACGTAGTGCTGAACGATGCCTACAACGCAAGCCCTGCGTCTACTTTGGCAGCGCTTCGGACTCTCCAATCGCTCGGCGGATACAAGCGCAGAATCGCGGTATTGGGCGATATGCTCGAGCTAGGCGACTATGCCCCAAAGGCCCATAAAGATGTCGGCGCCGCAGCAGTGGAAACTGGGGTGGATATGCTAATCGCAGTTGGCGAACTCGCGCGGGGAATCGCAGAAGGTGCCCAGATGCGAGGACTTTCGGATTCAGCAGTCCAGTGGTTTCCAGATAGTTTACATGCAGCTGAATACCTAAAAAAGCAGGTTACCAACGGCGATGCAATCCTTGTAAAAGGCTCAAGAGCTATGAAGATGGAAGAGATTGTGAGGATATTGCTCAGTGAATAA
- the mraY gene encoding phospho-N-acetylmuramoyl-pentapeptide-transferase, with protein sequence MNNAAVAFLIATVVSLLIGHKTIALLASLKVRQTISEDVPERHREKQGTPTMGGLIILVGAAAGAAAVWVSHAKILAVALLTLAFAALGFIDDYLIASRGKSLGLKARHKLLGQFLIAIVFVWWLHINRTPATTVVHLWGNTDVHLGWAYYPLAVLLIVWISNAFNLADGLDGLVAGLTTIIALTLGALVVLSAESGLTILAWALAGGCVGFLWYNANPARIFMGDTGSLALGAATAGIAIAGKRELLYILIALVIVIEGLSVMIQVASFKLTGKRVFKMTPIHHHFELMGWPEQKIVVRFWLVSGLIAFTVLAGMGMFRIWH encoded by the coding sequence GTGAATAACGCGGCAGTAGCATTTCTTATAGCCACAGTGGTTTCGCTATTGATTGGGCACAAAACAATCGCGCTGCTCGCAAGCCTTAAGGTGAGGCAAACAATAAGCGAGGACGTTCCCGAGCGGCATCGAGAAAAACAAGGAACGCCTACAATGGGCGGACTAATCATCTTGGTGGGTGCCGCGGCAGGAGCGGCGGCCGTATGGGTAAGTCATGCGAAGATTCTGGCGGTCGCACTTCTCACCCTAGCTTTTGCAGCACTGGGCTTTATAGACGATTACTTGATTGCATCAAGGGGAAAATCACTGGGGCTTAAGGCGCGGCATAAACTTCTCGGCCAGTTTCTGATAGCAATCGTCTTTGTATGGTGGCTACATATTAATCGAACGCCTGCAACTACAGTAGTGCATCTATGGGGGAACACGGACGTTCACTTAGGTTGGGCATACTATCCACTTGCGGTTTTGCTGATAGTATGGATATCAAACGCGTTCAACCTTGCAGATGGGCTTGATGGCTTGGTCGCAGGGCTTACGACAATAATCGCGCTTACGCTCGGGGCACTTGTTGTCCTATCTGCAGAAAGTGGACTGACCATTCTAGCTTGGGCGCTGGCAGGTGGATGCGTAGGATTTCTTTGGTACAACGCCAATCCAGCAAGAATTTTCATGGGCGACACAGGGTCGCTCGCACTTGGTGCCGCCACCGCCGGAATTGCCATTGCGGGTAAACGAGAACTTCTTTATATACTCATTGCTTTGGTAATTGTGATTGAGGGATTATCCGTAATGATTCAGGTAGCGTCGTTCAAGCTTACTGGGAAGAGGGTGTTTAAAATGACGCCCATTCACCACCATTTTGAACTTATGGGATGGCCGGAGCAAAAAATTGTAGTCAGATTCTGGTTGGTGTCTGGATTGATTGCATTCACCGTACTGGCAGGGATGGGGATGTTTAGAATATGGCATTAA
- the murD gene encoding UDP-N-acetylmuramoyl-L-alanine--D-glutamate ligase codes for MALSKQTDFFGKNAHIIGMARSGMAAAEVLTALGAIVTLHDHKEESEIQESLRIARELGLQTKVGKQAYENLWTADLIVTSPGVPDTCPAIVMGRERGIPIFSEVELGYRISPAPIIAITGTNGKTTTTALTGEILKCDGHHVYVAGNIVAGEIRLPLVRAAYRASASDVIVAEISSFQLEWVSSFRPRVAALLNISADHLDRHPNLQTYAKVKAQIFQYQEPADFAILNADDPIVMQYAPQIKSQIWQFSRTKEVEIGTFTRGTEVWVRTPEGESFVCDTANMRLRGTHNLENVLAAAAAALAFGANRHAVQEAVDAFQPLEHRLEPVAVIKGVEFLNNSMCTNVTAAVRSLEAIGKPTIVIAGGKDKGADYGPLGEAFARYAKHVVLIGQDAPLIEKAARAAGFSQISKAASMDEAVRIAWENAEPGDTIMLSPGCASFDMFRDFEHRGATFKAAVANLAARVEA; via the coding sequence ATGGCATTAAGCAAGCAGACCGATTTCTTTGGCAAGAATGCGCACATTATCGGAATGGCACGGTCGGGTATGGCGGCAGCCGAAGTTTTAACTGCCCTTGGCGCAATTGTAACGCTTCATGACCATAAAGAAGAATCAGAAATTCAGGAATCCCTGAGGATTGCGCGCGAACTTGGCCTTCAAACAAAGGTTGGCAAGCAGGCATATGAAAACCTTTGGACTGCCGACCTTATTGTAACAAGCCCTGGGGTGCCGGATACATGCCCAGCAATTGTTATGGGCCGCGAACGCGGTATTCCCATATTCTCGGAGGTAGAACTAGGATATCGCATTTCCCCTGCTCCAATTATCGCCATAACCGGCACGAATGGAAAAACTACCACAACGGCTTTGACAGGCGAAATCTTGAAGTGTGATGGCCACCACGTTTACGTAGCAGGCAACATCGTTGCAGGTGAGATACGTCTGCCGCTTGTCCGCGCAGCATATCGAGCATCAGCATCAGACGTAATCGTTGCAGAAATTAGCTCCTTCCAACTCGAATGGGTCAGTTCATTCCGCCCCAGGGTTGCCGCCCTTCTAAATATCTCCGCTGACCACTTGGACCGCCATCCTAATTTGCAAACCTACGCCAAAGTGAAGGCGCAGATTTTCCAATACCAGGAACCAGCGGACTTCGCAATACTAAACGCAGACGACCCTATTGTTATGCAATATGCGCCCCAAATCAAAAGCCAAATATGGCAGTTCAGCCGCACCAAAGAAGTCGAAATTGGAACATTCACACGGGGGACAGAAGTGTGGGTCAGAACGCCAGAAGGTGAGAGCTTCGTTTGTGATACGGCAAACATGCGACTTAGAGGCACACACAATCTCGAAAATGTCCTCGCCGCTGCTGCTGCCGCCCTAGCATTCGGTGCTAACCGTCACGCAGTGCAGGAAGCCGTGGATGCTTTCCAACCCTTAGAGCATAGGCTTGAACCGGTGGCGGTAATCAAGGGCGTTGAGTTTCTCAACAACTCGATGTGCACAAATGTCACAGCGGCAGTTCGGTCTCTCGAAGCCATTGGCAAACCAACCATTGTAATCGCCGGTGGGAAAGACAAGGGTGCAGATTATGGACCTCTCGGCGAGGCATTTGCTCGCTATGCAAAGCATGTAGTCCTAATTGGCCAAGATGCACCACTAATCGAAAAGGCAGCTAGAGCAGCAGGTTTCAGCCAAATTAGCAAAGCGGCCTCAATGGACGAGGCAGTCCGCATTGCTTGGGAAAATGCAGAGCCTGGCGACACAATTATGCTATCTCCTGGATGTGCAAGCTTTGATATGTTTAGGGATTTTGAACACAGAGGAGCAACATTCAAGGCGGCAGTAGCCAACCTTGCCGCTCGGGTGGAGGCGTAA
- the ftsW gene encoding putative lipid II flippase FtsW: protein MEIRKRQIDTLLFLLTIIFLVGGILLVFDASYATAGQAKYTGGDSFYFFKRQAVFAVAGLIVLLITSHIPYWKLRGLAPTLLLIAIIGLFAVFIPGLGIEVNGASRWIGINGSPIQIQPSELAKIALVLFLAVYLSNKKTDIRRFKEGLIIPIALMGITGALIMAEPDMGTAIIICCTWFAMLFMAGAKKEHLLAIFLVGAILGSLLIIIEPYRLARVMSFRNPFADYHGSGYQVCRSLIALGSGGIRGVGLCEGREKCFYLPAEHTDFILATLGEELGLIGTLSLAGLFLIFGLRGLAIAYRTKENFGKLLAAGISILICGQALLNMLVVTSSVPATGVPLPFISYGGSSLVLNLFGVGILLGISKYPAPVKEYINESRNNRRRNRRTRIPGYEYS, encoded by the coding sequence TTGGAAATTAGAAAGAGACAAATAGATACTCTGCTTTTTCTGCTAACCATCATTTTTCTCGTCGGCGGCATTCTGCTGGTTTTCGATGCGAGCTATGCGACAGCAGGCCAAGCAAAGTATACCGGCGGCGACAGCTTCTACTTTTTCAAGCGCCAAGCAGTCTTTGCAGTTGCTGGCTTAATAGTGTTACTAATTACATCGCACATCCCCTACTGGAAGCTAAGGGGGTTGGCACCTACTCTGCTTCTTATTGCAATCATTGGTCTCTTCGCGGTATTTATTCCTGGCTTGGGCATCGAAGTTAACGGTGCCTCAAGATGGATAGGTATAAACGGTTCGCCTATTCAAATTCAGCCGTCTGAATTGGCCAAAATAGCGCTCGTTCTTTTTCTTGCAGTGTACCTATCAAACAAGAAAACCGACATACGCCGATTCAAAGAGGGACTCATCATCCCAATTGCGCTCATGGGTATTACAGGCGCATTAATCATGGCTGAACCAGATATGGGCACAGCAATAATAATATGTTGCACTTGGTTCGCTATGCTTTTTATGGCTGGTGCAAAAAAAGAACACCTATTAGCAATCTTCTTAGTCGGCGCTATATTAGGTTCATTACTTATAATTATCGAACCTTACCGGCTTGCACGAGTAATGTCGTTTCGAAATCCCTTTGCGGATTACCATGGAAGCGGCTACCAAGTATGCAGGTCGCTCATTGCGCTGGGTTCAGGGGGCATCAGAGGAGTTGGCTTGTGTGAAGGTAGAGAAAAATGCTTTTACCTTCCTGCTGAGCATACTGATTTCATTTTAGCAACCTTGGGAGAAGAATTAGGACTAATAGGCACTCTTAGTTTGGCGGGACTTTTTCTGATATTTGGTCTACGAGGTCTTGCAATTGCGTATCGGACAAAGGAAAATTTTGGCAAACTTCTAGCTGCTGGAATATCAATTTTAATATGCGGGCAAGCTTTGCTGAATATGCTGGTAGTCACATCATCTGTCCCGGCTACTGGTGTGCCACTACCGTTCATAAGCTATGGCGGTTCAAGCTTGGTACTAAACCTTTTTGGCGTCGGAATACTGCTTGGTATATCGAAGTATCCGGCGCCTGTGAAAGAGTACATTAATGAGAGTCGTAATAACAGGAGGCGGAACAGGAGGACACGCATACCCGGCTACGAGTATAGCTGA
- the murG gene encoding undecaprenyldiphospho-muramoylpentapeptide beta-N-acetylglucosaminyltransferase produces the protein MRVVITGGGTGGHAYPATSIAEAIRRKYQDWRLLYLGSKSGPEAELANKAGIEFIGLSSRKLKKLASPDTLLTAAVLARGFLEALAVLRRFRADLVIGTGGYVAAAVVLAQALRRGHILIHEQNVIPGRTNKWLSRFADRICISFEDTLAYFPKGKTVLTGMPIRSAFSNPPDKETARKSLGLDEQLFTVLVLGGSQGARKINEIVADCLPTLRNLPIQIIHQSGRRNFEEAQTRQKSQNWENYHLFPYIEDMVTAYAASNLVVSRGGASTICEITAVGLPAVIIPYPYAQANHQQLNAEYLARAGAAVVILEANLSPKVLSDTIMQLMESPEKLVAMGKASKALGRPNAAEKVLEVAMELVGN, from the coding sequence ATGAGAGTCGTAATAACAGGAGGCGGAACAGGAGGACACGCATACCCGGCTACGAGTATAGCTGAGGCGATCCGTAGAAAATATCAAGATTGGCGTCTTCTATATCTCGGAAGCAAAAGCGGGCCTGAAGCGGAGCTCGCAAATAAAGCGGGCATCGAATTCATTGGCTTATCAAGCCGCAAACTGAAAAAACTTGCTTCGCCGGACACGCTTCTAACCGCCGCCGTCCTCGCTAGAGGCTTCTTGGAAGCATTGGCAGTCTTGAGAAGATTCCGGGCCGATTTGGTAATCGGAACTGGGGGTTACGTAGCAGCTGCAGTAGTGCTGGCCCAGGCTCTTAGGCGAGGACATATACTCATCCATGAGCAAAACGTCATACCGGGACGAACAAATAAATGGCTAAGTCGGTTTGCTGACCGGATATGTATCTCCTTTGAAGATACACTTGCCTATTTTCCAAAAGGAAAGACAGTTCTCACAGGCATGCCGATTCGTTCGGCGTTCTCAAACCCACCCGACAAGGAAACTGCTCGGAAGTCGCTAGGTTTGGATGAGCAATTGTTTACAGTGCTAGTGCTTGGTGGAAGCCAAGGCGCGCGAAAGATCAATGAGATAGTTGCCGACTGTTTGCCAACATTGCGCAATCTGCCAATTCAAATAATCCATCAATCGGGCAGGCGCAACTTTGAAGAAGCCCAGACTCGCCAAAAATCCCAAAATTGGGAAAACTATCACCTTTTTCCCTATATCGAGGATATGGTAACAGCCTATGCAGCCTCCAATCTCGTCGTTAGCCGTGGCGGAGCGTCAACCATATGTGAAATTACGGCAGTGGGTTTGCCTGCTGTAATAATACCATATCCCTATGCACAAGCGAACCATCAGCAATTAAATGCCGAATACTTAGCCAGGGCAGGAGCCGCCGTTGTGATTTTGGAGGCCAATCTCAGTCCTAAGGTATTGTCAGATACAATAATGCAATTGATGGAATCGCCGGAAAAGCTCGTGGCGATGGGCAAAGCAAGCAAAGCGCTTGGCAGACCCAACGCTGCCGAGAAAGTACTTGAAGTAGCTATGGAGCTCGTTGGAAACTAG
- the murC gene encoding UDP-N-acetylmuramate--L-alanine ligase — protein sequence MIKTNLPKGTRIHMIGIGGVGMSGLATVMAGMGYHISGSDLKIGHVKERLSALGIELAEGHHAQNVGDAELVVASAAIPADNPEIIAAREKGIPVLTRAQMLGRLMAGTFGIAVSGTHGKTTTTSMLALVLERGGLDPTILIGGDLETLKGNARLGKSRYFLTEACEAYDSFLELHPAVAIITNIEAEHLDHYKSLDGVMAAFSRFLSQVQPGGFAVLCTDCPNTRSLISQVKTRVVTYGLDFPADYTATDINDSPQPSFKILNKGNELGLVTLRIPGRHNVANAVAAAAVALELRISFDVISKALGEFKGAERRFEILGTAAGIMVVDDYAHHPTEIRSTLAAARTLGRRIIAVFQPHLYSRTQQFASEFAEALSEADRVVVTEIYPAREKPIPGVTAAEIANLIRAKEPNKPTKFIADKELIAENLMAELQPSDLVLFMGAGDIRTAGETLLALLREAEEKGISK from the coding sequence ATGATAAAAACAAATCTACCGAAAGGCACCCGTATTCATATGATTGGAATCGGTGGGGTCGGGATGAGCGGCCTAGCCACTGTGATGGCTGGTATGGGTTATCATATCTCCGGCTCTGACTTGAAAATAGGCCATGTAAAGGAAAGGCTCTCGGCCCTCGGCATAGAACTAGCCGAAGGACACCACGCCCAAAATGTCGGCGATGCCGAGCTAGTAGTGGCATCCGCAGCGATACCTGCCGATAATCCTGAGATTATTGCCGCTCGCGAAAAAGGCATACCTGTGCTCACACGGGCACAAATGCTTGGGCGTTTGATGGCTGGAACCTTTGGTATAGCAGTCTCAGGGACACATGGCAAGACAACGACAACATCCATGCTTGCGCTCGTGCTTGAACGCGGAGGACTAGACCCAACGATTTTAATTGGCGGCGACCTCGAAACCTTAAAGGGCAATGCGCGGCTGGGAAAGAGTAGATATTTTCTCACCGAGGCATGCGAAGCATATGATTCGTTTCTTGAACTCCATCCCGCTGTTGCTATCATCACCAACATTGAGGCTGAGCACTTAGACCACTACAAATCGCTGGATGGCGTCATGGCGGCGTTCAGTCGGTTTCTATCGCAAGTACAACCCGGAGGATTTGCCGTCCTCTGCACTGATTGTCCTAACACGCGATCGCTTATCTCGCAAGTTAAGACACGAGTTGTAACTTATGGCCTAGACTTCCCTGCTGACTACACAGCAACCGATATAAACGATTCACCTCAGCCTTCGTTTAAAATTCTCAACAAAGGTAATGAGCTGGGATTAGTTACTTTGCGTATCCCAGGTAGACACAATGTTGCAAATGCTGTGGCGGCAGCAGCGGTGGCTTTGGAGCTACGAATCAGTTTTGATGTAATCAGCAAAGCACTTGGGGAATTCAAAGGAGCCGAACGTAGATTTGAAATATTAGGAACCGCCGCAGGAATCATGGTAGTGGACGACTACGCCCACCATCCCACCGAAATTAGATCAACATTGGCGGCAGCCAGGACATTGGGACGACGAATCATTGCCGTTTTTCAGCCACATCTTTACAGCCGAACCCAGCAGTTTGCAAGTGAGTTTGCTGAGGCCCTCAGCGAAGCAGACCGAGTAGTAGTAACAGAAATCTACCCTGCAAGAGAAAAGCCAATCCCTGGTGTGACGGCCGCCGAAATTGCCAACCTAATCCGCGCAAAAGAGCCTAATAAGCCAACAAAGTTTATTGCAGATAAAGAGCTAATTGCAGAAAATTTGATGGCAGAGCTTCAGCCTTCCGATTTAGTATTGTTCATGGGTGCAGGGGACATACGAACAGCTGGCGAAACGCTTCTCGCACTGCTTCGAGAAGCCGAGGAAAAAGGAATATCTAAATGA
- the murB gene encoding UDP-N-acetylmuramate dehydrogenase: MKITQKRSLCELPTIRGEILFGEPLSKHTSLGVGGPAEIFAIAEDPDDIRLLLRWAREHSKPIFVIGSGTNLLVSDRGLKGLVLKLGSAFTHIHTQGTRLVAGAAARLPALVKQALDSGLSGLEGLVGIPGSVGGAVCMNAGIPSCEIKDTLYSIKALDSEGRPCELKRDELHFAYRTSDISDRGLIILEATFELKHGEKAEIARTVNQLMAKRREKQPVSMKTAGSVFKNPPNGYAGQLLESAGAKGMSVGGARVSPMHANFIENIGRASAADIHELVQRLQQLVEEKHGIKLETEIRIVGEW, from the coding sequence ATGAAGATCACACAGAAGCGCTCTCTCTGCGAATTGCCGACAATTCGCGGCGAAATACTTTTCGGAGAACCATTGTCTAAACATACATCCTTAGGCGTCGGCGGTCCAGCAGAGATATTTGCAATCGCCGAGGACCCAGATGACATACGATTGCTTCTTAGATGGGCACGCGAACACTCAAAGCCCATATTTGTTATTGGCTCCGGGACAAACCTCTTAGTTTCGGACAGAGGGTTAAAGGGTTTAGTACTAAAACTTGGTTCGGCATTTACACACATTCATACCCAGGGAACACGGCTGGTTGCAGGGGCGGCAGCGCGACTTCCGGCACTCGTGAAGCAAGCCCTGGATAGCGGACTCTCGGGCTTAGAAGGTTTGGTGGGCATTCCCGGTTCAGTCGGTGGAGCAGTATGCATGAACGCCGGCATCCCATCATGTGAAATTAAAGACACACTTTACTCAATTAAGGCTCTGGATTCCGAAGGCCGCCCGTGTGAATTAAAAAGAGACGAATTACATTTTGCCTATAGAACTAGCGATATCAGTGACCGCGGGCTAATTATTCTCGAGGCGACCTTTGAGCTTAAGCACGGTGAAAAAGCTGAAATAGCGCGTACCGTGAACCAGCTAATGGCAAAGCGCCGTGAGAAGCAACCTGTCAGCATGAAAACGGCAGGGTCGGTATTTAAGAACCCGCCGAACGGATATGCTGGCCAATTGCTTGAGTCCGCCGGTGCAAAGGGGATGTCCGTTGGAGGTGCAAGAGTTTCGCCAATGCACGCGAACTTTATTGAAAACATTGGCAGAGCATCCGCCGCGGACATCCACGAGCTCGTTCAACGCCTTCAGCAACTTGTTGAAGAAAAACATGGAATTAAATTGGAAACCGAAATACGAATAGTCGGAGAGTGGTAG